One Pirellulales bacterium genomic region harbors:
- a CDS encoding phenylacetate--CoA ligase family protein, translating to MSASSYPPFDLTSAISGVEWPAVPEPNASVLFALLFQLEQTQWWSPEQLRAHQWKQLRRELEHAYRTVPFYHERFDSAGLRVADLEDPEAWLRLPILVRRELQAGGESLVSTAIPRDHGRTSVRVTGGSTGEPVRVLGTAITGFAWRVFTLRDHLWHRRDFRGKLAVVRFMEQEAARPPAGAQTHNWGTSTRNIATGPCAILTIHTTTQEQAEWLARHDPEYFLSYPSAIVALARYCDKHGLKLPKLREVRTFGEVVEPQVREICREVWGVPVVDAYSSEEFGYLALQCPEHEHYHVQSENVLLEVLDDEGRPCQPGDVGRVVVTSLNNFAMPLVRYDIGDYAEVGEPCPCGRGLPVLKRVLGRQRNMFTLPTGETRWPMIDARDIAAVFNEVPPVTKFQLVQKSLETLEARLVVIRPLTDEEENTLRSYVQQGLGHPFEILFNYVDDIPRSPRGKFEEFRSEVPPG from the coding sequence ATGTCGGCATCATCGTATCCACCGTTCGATCTCACGTCGGCCATCAGCGGCGTCGAGTGGCCCGCCGTGCCCGAGCCGAATGCCTCGGTGCTGTTCGCGCTGTTGTTTCAGCTCGAGCAGACGCAGTGGTGGTCGCCCGAGCAGCTTCGCGCGCATCAATGGAAGCAACTGCGGCGCGAGTTGGAGCATGCCTACCGCACGGTCCCCTTCTACCACGAGCGATTCGACTCGGCCGGCCTGCGGGTGGCGGATCTGGAGGATCCCGAGGCGTGGCTACGACTGCCGATCCTCGTGCGCCGCGAGCTGCAGGCCGGGGGCGAGTCGCTGGTCAGCACGGCGATCCCGCGCGATCATGGGCGGACCTCGGTGCGGGTGACGGGGGGCTCGACGGGCGAGCCGGTGCGCGTGCTGGGGACGGCCATTACGGGCTTCGCCTGGCGCGTCTTCACCCTGCGCGATCATCTTTGGCACCGCCGCGATTTTCGCGGCAAGCTGGCCGTCGTCCGCTTCATGGAGCAAGAGGCGGCGCGACCACCGGCCGGTGCGCAGACGCACAACTGGGGGACCTCGACGCGCAACATCGCGACTGGCCCCTGTGCGATCCTCACGATCCACACCACGACTCAGGAACAGGCCGAATGGCTGGCTCGGCACGACCCCGAGTATTTTCTAAGCTATCCGTCGGCGATCGTGGCGCTGGCACGCTACTGCGACAAGCATGGCCTGAAGCTGCCGAAGTTGCGCGAAGTGCGCACGTTTGGTGAAGTCGTCGAGCCGCAGGTGCGCGAGATCTGCCGCGAAGTGTGGGGCGTGCCGGTCGTCGACGCCTACAGCTCGGAGGAGTTCGGCTATCTCGCGCTGCAGTGTCCCGAGCACGAGCACTATCACGTCCAGTCGGAGAACGTGTTGCTCGAGGTGCTCGACGACGAGGGACGCCCGTGCCAGCCGGGCGACGTGGGGCGCGTCGTCGTCACGAGCCTGAACAACTTCGCCATGCCGCTCGTGCGGTACGACATCGGCGACTATGCCGAGGTGGGAGAGCCATGTCCGTGCGGGCGCGGCCTGCCGGTTTTGAAGCGGGTACTCGGCCGCCAGCGCAATATGTTCACGCTGCCGACGGGCGAGACGCGCTGGCCGATGATCGACGCCCGCGACATCGCGGCCGTGTTCAACGAGGTGCCCCCGGTCACGAAGTTCCAACTGGTGCAGAAGTCGCTCGAAACGCTCGAGGCGCGGCTCGTCGTCATCCGGCCCCTGACCGACGAGGAGGAAAACACGCTGCGCAGTTACGTGCAGCAGGGATTAGGTCATCCGTTCGAGATCCTGTTCAACTACGTGGACGATATTCCCCGCAGCCCGCGCGGCAAGTTTGAAGAATTTCGCTCGGAAGTGCCGCCGGGGTAG
- a CDS encoding CDGSH iron-sulfur domain-containing protein has translation MSEVRIRCRPNGPLLVEGPVTIVDQHGNAFPINPDKPAVALCRCGQSSRKPFCDGTHNSCGFQAAEEAPKPE, from the coding sequence ATGTCTGAAGTTCGCATCCGCTGCCGGCCGAATGGTCCCCTGCTGGTCGAGGGGCCCGTGACGATCGTCGATCAACACGGCAATGCGTTTCCGATCAATCCCGACAAGCCGGCCGTCGCGCTTTGCCGCTGCGGTCAATCGTCGCGCAAGCCCTTCTGCGACGGTACGCACAACAGTTGCGGCTTTCAGGCGGCAGAAGAGGCGCCCAAGCCGGAGTGA
- a CDS encoding zf-HC2 domain-containing protein has product MYLSGTEYLTHLTMTELSRDELIGAYLDGELSAEEKARAEQLLAESAESRQVLEELRALRSRLQGLPRMTLPADFSQLVLQRAEREMVLGMPAAAATRATVTRSEPTGPEAISMGHRWLRPLVYAGFAVAAALMIAVLMPSQQDQSASVAVRNSEESLATAPATAPTEQLAERRPEITAVPKSAPAPTMTVEGRSVPAFRSAAPEANKAASPPPAAPEAADEYGAAEDVLIVDLQITQSALARSEFQQLLGAAEIEVAGAAPGARGAGASEAAVREETTADAAPPSAGEAKSSGREMYYVEATSAQLEAVLASIDAKNADFPALVVEPAKGEGVQETWRMEFRRIPATEQTSVAADELEGELRHEVAQVLAGTTAQSETRQVQASASSTARRIDTVREAAAGAAATEAESAPTRDAASPARIRAVFVLRVVADEEPASTQSTEGVD; this is encoded by the coding sequence ATGTATTTGTCAGGTACGGAGTACCTGACACATCTGACCATGACCGAACTATCCCGCGATGAACTGATCGGCGCCTACCTCGACGGCGAATTGTCGGCCGAAGAAAAGGCACGCGCCGAGCAATTGCTGGCCGAGAGCGCCGAGAGCCGGCAGGTGCTCGAAGAGCTGCGGGCGTTGCGGTCGAGGCTGCAGGGCTTGCCGCGCATGACGCTGCCGGCCGATTTCAGTCAGCTTGTGTTGCAGCGTGCAGAGCGCGAGATGGTGCTCGGCATGCCTGCGGCCGCGGCGACTCGTGCCACGGTGACGCGTTCAGAGCCAACGGGTCCGGAGGCTATATCGATGGGACACCGCTGGTTGCGTCCCCTGGTCTACGCGGGCTTCGCCGTGGCGGCTGCCTTGATGATCGCGGTGTTGATGCCGTCGCAACAGGATCAATCGGCGAGCGTTGCCGTGCGCAACTCAGAAGAAAGTTTGGCCACGGCGCCTGCGACCGCGCCGACCGAGCAACTTGCCGAACGGCGGCCCGAGATAACGGCGGTGCCGAAGAGTGCCCCCGCACCCACGATGACTGTCGAGGGTCGTTCCGTGCCCGCCTTCCGCAGTGCCGCGCCCGAGGCGAACAAGGCGGCCAGTCCCCCTCCTGCCGCGCCCGAGGCTGCCGACGAATATGGCGCGGCCGAGGACGTGTTGATCGTCGATTTGCAGATCACGCAGTCGGCCCTGGCGCGGAGTGAGTTTCAACAGTTGCTCGGCGCGGCCGAGATCGAGGTGGCCGGCGCCGCACCTGGTGCCAGGGGGGCCGGGGCAAGCGAAGCTGCCGTACGCGAAGAAACAACCGCGGACGCCGCCCCCCCCTCTGCCGGCGAGGCGAAATCCAGTGGCCGCGAGATGTACTATGTCGAGGCGACGAGCGCGCAACTCGAAGCGGTGCTTGCCTCGATCGATGCCAAGAACGCCGATTTTCCGGCCCTGGTTGTCGAGCCGGCCAAGGGAGAGGGGGTCCAGGAGACGTGGCGAATGGAATTCCGCCGCATTCCCGCCACCGAACAGACCTCGGTGGCCGCGGATGAACTCGAAGGCGAGCTCCGCCACGAAGTCGCTCAGGTGCTCGCCGGCACGACGGCTCAGAGCGAGACCCGCCAGGTGCAAGCCTCGGCGAGTTCCACCGCTCGTCGTATCGATACGGTAAGGGAAGCAGCCGCGGGTGCAGCCGCCACCGAAGCGGAGTCGGCTCCTACCCGTGACGCCGCGTCGCCGGCGAGAATTCGTGCGGTCTTCGTGCTGCGAGTGGTGGCCGACGAAGAACCGGCTTCCACGCAATCGACCGAAGGGGTCGATTGA
- a CDS encoding sigma-70 family RNA polymerase sigma factor yields MRKSRFDNPLAVAGGFLALRYDLRGTYFGHRSSNTADLSLVDDAELIAAALAGKSPAFGELVTRYQDRLYNTMVRVVGSTDEAYDVVQDAFVQAFVKLETFQRASQFYTWLYRIAFNLAVSRRRRQKPVASIDRAREETGDEPVSAGPDPSSGIEQQERAVQVQQALSLLSEEHRAVIVLREIDGFDYDAISEMLDLPVGTVRSRLHRARSQLRDQLKAVLQDDP; encoded by the coding sequence ATGCGTAAGTCGAGATTCGACAACCCCTTGGCGGTCGCCGGCGGTTTTTTGGCACTCCGCTACGATTTGCGGGGAACTTATTTTGGCCACCGGTCGTCCAATACGGCGGACCTATCCTTGGTAGACGATGCAGAATTGATCGCCGCGGCCCTGGCGGGGAAGTCCCCAGCCTTTGGCGAACTGGTCACGCGCTACCAGGATCGGCTCTACAACACGATGGTCCGCGTGGTCGGCTCGACCGACGAAGCGTACGACGTCGTCCAGGACGCGTTCGTGCAGGCCTTTGTCAAGCTCGAGACCTTCCAGCGGGCGAGCCAGTTTTACACCTGGTTGTACCGCATCGCCTTCAATCTGGCGGTCAGTCGACGACGACGGCAGAAGCCGGTGGCCTCGATCGACCGTGCCCGCGAGGAGACGGGAGATGAACCGGTCTCTGCTGGGCCCGATCCGTCGAGCGGCATCGAGCAGCAAGAACGCGCCGTACAAGTACAGCAGGCCTTGTCGTTGTTGAGCGAAGAGCATCGTGCGGTGATCGTGCTGCGCGAGATCGACGGCTTCGACTACGACGCCATTTCAGAAATGCTCGATCTGCCGGTCGGCACGGTCCGCAGCCGGCTGCACCGGGCACGTTCGCAGTTACGAGATCAATTGAAAGCGGTTTTGCAGGACGATCCTTGA
- a CDS encoding amidohydrolase: protein MSDDNRTLDTTNVAGPFSRRELLRHAATATAVGALWQTAPGTSNATEPAAQEKEKPLDGWIDAHVHVWTVNTHDYPLAAGFRREEMRPPSFEPIRLLELARPCGVARIVLIQMSFYGFDNSFMLDTIAKYPGVFSGVAVIDDRLVAKPAAEMQRLAKLGVRGFRIYPRNVEVDRWLDDAGLRQMWAYGGEAGLAMCTLINPEALPAVDRMCEQYPATPVVIDHFARVGIEGEIRETDLAMLCKLARHKNTSVKLSAFYALGKKTPPYLDLVPMIRRVVEAYGPERTMWATDCPFQVVDHTYSQSIELIRDRCDFLSASDRESILRGTAQRHFFS from the coding sequence ATGAGTGACGACAACCGCACGCTCGACACGACGAATGTCGCCGGCCCCTTCTCGCGACGCGAGCTGCTGCGGCATGCCGCCACGGCAACCGCCGTGGGCGCCCTCTGGCAAACCGCTCCGGGAACGAGCAACGCGACCGAGCCCGCCGCGCAGGAGAAGGAAAAACCGCTCGACGGCTGGATCGATGCCCACGTCCACGTCTGGACCGTCAACACGCACGACTATCCGCTGGCCGCCGGATTCCGCCGCGAGGAAATGCGTCCTCCCAGCTTCGAGCCGATCAGGCTGCTCGAGTTGGCCCGACCCTGCGGCGTCGCGCGGATCGTGCTGATCCAGATGAGCTTCTACGGCTTCGACAACTCCTTCATGCTCGACACGATCGCTAAGTATCCGGGCGTCTTCTCGGGCGTGGCGGTCATCGACGATCGCCTGGTGGCGAAACCGGCCGCCGAGATGCAGCGTCTGGCGAAGCTCGGCGTGCGCGGCTTTCGCATCTACCCGCGCAACGTCGAGGTCGATCGCTGGCTCGACGACGCGGGACTACGGCAAATGTGGGCCTACGGCGGCGAAGCGGGACTCGCCATGTGTACGCTCATCAACCCCGAGGCGCTGCCCGCGGTCGATCGCATGTGCGAGCAATACCCGGCCACGCCGGTCGTGATCGACCACTTCGCCCGCGTGGGCATCGAGGGCGAGATTCGCGAGACGGATCTCGCCATGCTCTGCAAGCTGGCGCGGCACAAGAATACCTCGGTCAAGCTCTCGGCGTTCTATGCCCTGGGGAAGAAAACGCCCCCTTACCTGGACCTCGTGCCGATGATCCGCCGCGTGGTCGAGGCCTACGGACCGGAACGCACCATGTGGGCCACCGACTGTCCCTTCCAGGTGGTCGACCACACCTACAGCCAGTCGATCGAACTGATCCGCGACCGCTGCGATTTCCTGAGCGCAAGCGACCGGGAGTCGATCCTCCGCGGCACGGCCCAGCGGCACTTTTTCTCGTAA